A genomic stretch from Edaphobacter aggregans includes:
- a CDS encoding glycosyltransferase yields MESTDQNPDPSPELELSVIIPARNEEQALPTCLTSLVSQSEPGFALGLQWEIIVVNDASTDRTREIATEFAANHQGITVLDAPPLDLSSRGGFTGKNNACWAAAQIANGKWLLFTDADTIHEPLSLSRSLREAERHKAVLLSYSPRQIVSGFWQRALMPLVFSELASVYPSNQVNDPGRGLAAANGQFLLVESDAYFSIGGHRAVGMNVLEDVALARNIKRAKRVIRFRYAPEALSTRMYRSTADMIEGWTKNLALLFPRPIYLAAWRILDLLLFVGLPALALGLPWLVTWQRAAILLLWARTLWRFYARVARSNFPTLDVAMSILGIPMFVYLLLRSVMQHHIKKSVSWKGRSYNVGR; encoded by the coding sequence GTGGAATCAACCGACCAGAATCCTGACCCAAGCCCCGAACTTGAGCTCTCCGTCATCATCCCCGCACGTAACGAAGAACAGGCGCTGCCAACCTGCCTGACCTCCCTCGTGAGCCAGTCCGAACCTGGCTTCGCGCTCGGACTGCAATGGGAGATCATCGTCGTCAACGACGCCTCGACCGATCGAACTCGCGAGATCGCCACCGAGTTCGCGGCAAACCATCAAGGCATTACAGTCCTCGACGCGCCTCCGCTCGATCTGAGCTCGCGAGGAGGTTTCACGGGCAAGAACAACGCCTGCTGGGCAGCAGCGCAGATCGCAAATGGCAAGTGGCTGTTGTTTACTGACGCCGACACGATCCATGAGCCCCTCTCTCTGTCGCGCTCACTCCGCGAGGCCGAGAGGCACAAGGCAGTCCTGCTATCGTACTCGCCGCGCCAGATCGTTAGCGGCTTCTGGCAGCGCGCCCTGATGCCGCTGGTGTTCTCGGAGCTGGCATCGGTCTATCCTTCAAACCAGGTCAACGACCCTGGGCGGGGTCTGGCGGCAGCAAATGGTCAGTTTCTGCTGGTCGAGTCCGATGCCTACTTCTCCATTGGTGGACATCGTGCGGTTGGCATGAACGTCCTCGAGGATGTAGCGCTTGCACGTAATATCAAGCGTGCAAAGCGTGTGATTCGCTTTCGATATGCACCTGAAGCGCTCTCAACGCGGATGTACCGCAGTACCGCGGACATGATTGAAGGGTGGACGAAGAATCTTGCCCTGTTGTTTCCTCGGCCGATATATCTCGCTGCGTGGCGCATACTCGATCTGCTGCTCTTCGTTGGGCTGCCTGCGCTTGCTCTTGGTCTTCCGTGGCTTGTGACCTGGCAGCGTGCGGCCATATTGCTGTTATGGGCTCGTACGCTTTGGCGTTTCTATGCTCGAGTTGCCCGCTCCAACTTTCCGACGCTCGATGTTGCAATGTCTATCCTGGGTATACCGATGTTCGTATATCTTTTACTTCGCAGCGTTATGCAACATCACATCAAAAAGTCGGTGAGCTGGAAGGGACGCAGTTACAATGTTGGCCGCTAG
- a CDS encoding TlpA disulfide reductase family protein: MRKFWASAVLVVLLVTGCDRGDHPGNIGKAAPQFVMSDGTRTVDLSKLRGRVVLLNLWATYCAPCIEELPSLLALQKKMPDIAVVAVSMDQDPDVYRKFLVDHHVDVLTVRDEEMKVNALYGTVQIPETYVIDRQGVLRRKFVGAQDWTKPEIMDFLRKM; encoded by the coding sequence GTGCGTAAATTTTGGGCGAGTGCTGTTTTGGTGGTGTTGTTGGTGACCGGGTGTGACCGTGGAGATCATCCGGGGAACATCGGCAAGGCTGCTCCGCAGTTTGTGATGAGCGATGGGACGCGAACGGTTGACCTGAGCAAGCTTCGCGGGCGGGTTGTGCTGCTGAACCTCTGGGCGACGTACTGCGCGCCATGCATCGAGGAGTTGCCGAGCCTGCTCGCATTGCAGAAGAAGATGCCCGATATTGCTGTGGTTGCGGTCAGCATGGATCAGGATCCCGACGTCTATCGGAAGTTTCTTGTTGACCACCATGTCGATGTGCTCACCGTGCGAGACGAGGAGATGAAGGTCAATGCCTTGTATGGAACGGTACAGATTCCTGAGACCTACGTGATCGACAGGCAGGGGGTTCTGCGCCGGAAGTTCGTTGGCGCTCAGGACTGGACCAAGCCGGAGATCATGGATTTTTTGCGGAAGATGTAG
- a CDS encoding HAD family hydrolase — protein MAISLIEGTFSALIFDCDGTLVDSAPAHLRSIQQALKPLGLTMTADWYHLRHGLGPDPLIDEYEAAFNPPPIDRAAFFARNNIAYQAAIPLIEEITFVADIARVWHGRVPMAVASNGVLENVEATLVNVGLRSLFDYIVTADDVKHGKPAPDVYLEAARRMKVDPAACIVFEDSDEGLEAAHRAGARAIDIRKEAPLATSSAKNP, from the coding sequence ATGGCAATCTCGCTTATCGAAGGGACGTTCTCCGCGCTGATCTTCGACTGCGATGGGACGCTGGTCGACAGTGCTCCCGCGCATCTTCGCTCGATCCAGCAGGCGCTCAAGCCGCTTGGCCTTACCATGACCGCCGACTGGTACCACCTGAGACACGGACTCGGTCCTGATCCGTTGATCGACGAGTACGAAGCAGCATTCAACCCTCCGCCGATCGATCGCGCAGCCTTCTTCGCGCGCAACAACATCGCCTACCAGGCAGCGATTCCCCTGATCGAAGAGATCACCTTTGTCGCGGACATCGCTCGCGTCTGGCACGGTCGTGTGCCTATGGCGGTCGCATCGAACGGAGTTCTTGAGAACGTGGAAGCCACTCTGGTCAACGTTGGACTGCGGTCTCTCTTCGACTACATCGTCACGGCCGACGATGTGAAGCACGGAAAGCCAGCGCCAGACGTCTATCTCGAAGCTGCGCGCCGCATGAAGGTCGATCCGGCAGCGTGCATCGTCTTCGAAGACTCAGACGAGGGCCTCGAAGCAGCTCATCGAGCAGGCGCACGTGCCATTGACATTCGCAAAGAAGCGCCGCTGGCTACATCTTCCGCAAAAAATCCATGA
- a CDS encoding cation transporter: MTQLDVLYRYGVPPTEAAALAIARTREVYGVRRVEFNEAEKTVRVEYDATRLNEATIHQLLRRAGLDIVEKMPMFAAPVEEPAPAAAVAK; the protein is encoded by the coding sequence ATGACACAACTTGATGTTTTGTACCGGTATGGAGTGCCACCGACGGAGGCTGCTGCGCTGGCAATTGCCCGGACTCGCGAAGTCTATGGCGTGCGACGGGTTGAGTTCAACGAGGCGGAGAAGACCGTCCGGGTAGAGTACGACGCAACGCGGCTGAACGAGGCCACGATTCATCAGCTGCTGCGACGCGCCGGGTTGGACATCGTGGAGAAGATGCCAATGTTCGCCGCGCCCGTAGAAGAACCTGCTCCTGCCGCTGCCGTTGCAAAATAG
- a CDS encoding SDR family NAD(P)-dependent oxidoreductase, with the protein MTYDNLFALSGRILVTGGTRGIGRAISLRFARAGASVTANYLRNQKAADELKATAEQEGLSIDLCRADITTPRGLEQIESSVHDTGGSLSGLVHCAATGVHHTLSELNVRHFDWTFALNVRAFFELMQVLMNRFSERSSVVAVSSIGAQRALPYYSLVGASKGALEAFARHLAAELAPRGIRVNILAPGMVATEVWKVLPEAEARVAAAINHTPIRRLVTPDEVAWAAQFLCSQASMGIVGQTFVVDGGAAIVG; encoded by the coding sequence TTGACCTATGACAACTTGTTTGCTCTCTCAGGGCGAATTCTCGTCACCGGCGGCACGCGAGGGATTGGCCGCGCTATTTCACTTCGCTTTGCAAGAGCCGGCGCATCGGTAACTGCGAATTATCTCCGCAATCAAAAAGCTGCAGACGAGTTGAAGGCCACCGCAGAGCAAGAAGGTCTGTCGATTGACCTGTGTCGTGCCGACATCACCACCCCCCGCGGCCTTGAGCAAATCGAAAGCTCCGTCCACGACACTGGTGGATCTCTTTCCGGGCTGGTTCATTGTGCGGCGACGGGTGTGCACCATACTCTTTCCGAACTCAATGTGCGCCACTTCGATTGGACGTTCGCACTTAATGTGCGGGCGTTTTTTGAATTAATGCAGGTCCTCATGAATCGGTTTTCGGAGCGATCAAGCGTGGTGGCGGTCAGCTCGATCGGTGCTCAGCGTGCTTTGCCCTATTACTCTCTGGTCGGTGCATCGAAAGGTGCGCTCGAGGCGTTCGCCCGACATCTCGCGGCGGAACTGGCGCCGAGAGGGATTCGCGTGAATATTCTTGCCCCCGGCATGGTCGCGACCGAAGTCTGGAAGGTCCTTCCGGAAGCAGAAGCCCGCGTTGCCGCCGCAATCAATCACACTCCGATCCGACGTTTGGTGACTCCCGATGAGGTGGCATGGGCCGCCCAATTCCTCTGTTCCCAGGCATCGATGGGAATAGTTGGACAGACCTTTGTTGTTGATGGGGGAGCAGCGATTGTGGGGTAA
- a CDS encoding acyl carrier protein produces the protein MESVLVRVQEVFHETFGIDSQMISLETTPNDAPAWDSVGHLDLASRLEQTFGISFDVDDLMEMENVREIVRIINEKL, from the coding sequence ATGGAGAGTGTTCTCGTCAGGGTTCAGGAGGTTTTCCATGAGACTTTCGGAATAGACTCGCAAATGATTTCTCTGGAAACCACTCCCAACGACGCGCCGGCATGGGATTCGGTGGGGCACCTGGATCTTGCAAGCAGGTTGGAGCAGACTTTCGGCATCAGTTTCGACGTGGATGACCTGATGGAGATGGAGAACGTCCGCGAGATCGTTCGGATCATCAATGAGAAGCTATAG
- a CDS encoding class I adenylate-forming enzyme family protein, with protein MAAVPGNNFSGRLVNRLGEHSCLIDAKTGKTTLPSDLRRAIISFGASLLSTGLKPSDRILIGCTLSPSSSIAYLGAMYAGLVPVPLEEAVLVASITSLLNGTGARAVWTERSFPVDGIEPRVLVFHGLTAEKKADELAPAPCEKNDVAVLFATSGSTGTPRFVMVSHGNLVANTEAIIRSQSLSNDERAMLILPLSYCFGASILHTHLYQGGGVVFDRRFMFPDKVLHAIDKYACTTFAGVPTVFNILLRRSNIRSIAMPTLRRFLQAGGSLAPQRITEMRAAVPRPEFYVMYGQTEATARISCLEPERLDEKLGSAGRPLDNLAVRIVDEDGKDLPAGEVGEIVVKGPSITLGYLNEPEESRRVFDDGWLRTGDLAHLDAEGYIWIDGRMGSFLKMRGVRVSFEEVEAKVAAVPGVYECAAAAVPHPEVGEALALYIVPDKGAEDIIDRVRRSVSSNWTCESIQIVSEIPKTARGKVSRASLRSMVVGTHG; from the coding sequence ATGGCTGCGGTTCCTGGGAACAATTTTTCAGGACGGTTAGTGAACCGGCTAGGAGAACATTCCTGCCTCATTGACGCGAAGACTGGCAAAACGACACTCCCCTCGGACCTTCGTCGAGCCATAATCAGTTTTGGCGCCAGCCTCCTTTCCACTGGATTGAAACCCAGCGATCGGATACTCATTGGCTGTACCTTGTCACCGTCCAGCAGCATAGCCTACCTTGGCGCGATGTACGCAGGCTTAGTACCGGTCCCACTAGAGGAGGCGGTTCTGGTCGCTTCCATCACTAGCTTGCTAAACGGAACCGGAGCAAGAGCAGTATGGACAGAAAGAAGTTTTCCGGTTGATGGGATTGAACCGAGAGTCCTGGTTTTCCATGGTCTCACTGCGGAGAAAAAAGCGGACGAGCTAGCACCTGCCCCTTGTGAGAAAAATGATGTCGCTGTGCTCTTTGCCACTTCGGGGTCTACCGGAACTCCTCGTTTCGTCATGGTCAGTCATGGGAACCTTGTCGCCAACACGGAAGCGATCATTCGCAGTCAAAGTCTTTCAAACGACGAACGAGCCATGCTCATCTTGCCGCTGAGCTACTGCTTTGGTGCAAGTATTTTGCACACGCATCTGTATCAAGGTGGAGGGGTAGTATTCGATCGCCGCTTCATGTTCCCCGATAAGGTGCTGCATGCTATCGACAAATACGCATGCACGACGTTTGCCGGTGTTCCCACCGTCTTTAACATTCTTCTGCGGCGATCGAATATTCGATCGATCGCGATGCCCACACTCAGGCGATTCCTGCAGGCAGGAGGTTCGCTCGCCCCGCAGCGGATTACCGAGATGCGCGCTGCCGTTCCGAGGCCGGAATTTTACGTCATGTACGGTCAGACAGAGGCGACTGCTCGAATCTCCTGTCTTGAACCGGAGCGCCTGGACGAGAAACTGGGTAGTGCAGGCCGTCCATTGGACAATCTAGCGGTTCGGATTGTAGATGAAGATGGGAAAGACCTCCCCGCCGGCGAAGTAGGCGAGATCGTGGTTAAAGGCCCATCGATCACCCTGGGATATCTCAATGAACCGGAAGAGAGCCGTCGTGTGTTCGATGATGGATGGCTCCGCACTGGTGACCTGGCTCATCTGGACGCGGAGGGGTACATCTGGATCGATGGACGCATGGGCAGCTTCCTCAAGATGCGCGGGGTGCGTGTGAGTTTTGAGGAGGTCGAAGCCAAGGTAGCGGCGGTTCCTGGTGTTTACGAATGTGCCGCTGCCGCAGTTCCGCACCCGGAGGTTGGTGAGGCGCTGGCTTTGTACATTGTGCCGGACAAAGGAGCAGAAGACATCATCGATCGAGTACGCCGCAGCGTGTCCAGCAACTGGACATGCGAATCGATTCAGATTGTTTCAGAAATTCCTAAGACAGCACGCGGCAAGGTTTCACGAGCTTCTCTTCGATCGATGGTGGTGGGAACCCATGGATGA
- a CDS encoding acyl-protein synthetase, whose product MDEIGQRIDQLLAIPPYGLPPEERQAALLGLLKDELEDASSRNAGYRNYIAHWPVPPRSASRISDLPYLPVGLLKAQPPLSLVEAQEIKRVLTSSSTTGQMPSRITLDSPTARRMTKGVVAIAQDFIGSSRRPYLIVDVPGSTRGGPELGARGAAIQGLHPFANEATYCLELDQNGDLTLDRDKLRRFAESQGSSSVLIYGFTYILWKYLVKPLMAENISLGMPDVHILHSGGWKLLQDEAVDKKSFNDGVARVFGCSADRVIDFYGMVENVGVIYPDCPEGNKHVPAFADVLVRNPLTLEPVSEGEQGIVQVCSVLPTSFPGNLLLTEDIAEIVSYDGCRCGRRGTCFRFVGRVAKSELRGCGNIDRKRQQAA is encoded by the coding sequence ATGGATGAAATCGGACAGAGGATCGATCAGTTATTAGCCATCCCACCCTATGGCTTGCCGCCGGAAGAGCGACAGGCTGCACTTCTGGGACTTCTGAAGGATGAGTTAGAGGACGCATCCAGCAGGAACGCCGGGTATCGAAATTATATTGCGCACTGGCCTGTTCCTCCGCGTTCGGCAAGCAGAATTTCTGATCTTCCCTATTTGCCTGTTGGGCTGTTGAAAGCGCAACCTCCCTTATCTCTGGTGGAGGCGCAAGAGATCAAAAGAGTCTTGACGTCGAGTTCCACGACGGGGCAAATGCCGAGCAGGATTACTCTGGATTCGCCGACGGCGAGGCGTATGACGAAGGGCGTTGTCGCCATCGCTCAGGACTTTATCGGCTCGAGCCGCCGACCTTATCTGATCGTCGATGTGCCGGGCTCCACCAGAGGCGGTCCAGAACTGGGAGCTCGAGGCGCCGCCATACAGGGCCTTCATCCATTTGCGAACGAGGCCACCTACTGCCTGGAACTTGATCAGAATGGGGATCTCACACTGGACCGGGACAAACTCCGCCGTTTTGCGGAATCGCAAGGTTCGTCTTCTGTGCTGATTTATGGCTTCACCTACATCCTTTGGAAGTACCTCGTAAAACCGCTGATGGCGGAGAACATCAGCCTCGGGATGCCCGACGTTCATATCCTGCATAGCGGCGGTTGGAAGTTGCTACAGGACGAAGCCGTCGATAAGAAATCCTTCAACGATGGCGTAGCCCGCGTCTTTGGGTGTTCCGCTGATCGTGTGATCGATTTCTATGGCATGGTGGAAAATGTAGGCGTCATCTATCCCGATTGCCCTGAAGGCAACAAACATGTTCCGGCATTTGCAGATGTCCTTGTACGGAATCCGTTGACGCTCGAGCCAGTTTCTGAGGGGGAACAAGGAATTGTTCAAGTGTGCAGCGTGTTGCCGACGAGTTTTCCCGGTAACCTGCTTTTAACGGAAGACATCGCAGAAATCGTGTCATATGATGGGTGCCGCTGCGGGAGACGAGGAACCTGTTTCCGGTTTGTGGGGCGGGTGGCGAAGTCGGAGCTCCGCGGCTGTGGGAATATCGACCGGAAGAGACAACAGGCCGCCTAG
- a CDS encoding acyl-CoA reductase, which yields MSEIIRVIDSTEEISALATELRETVSASEIATNAILDRFEAWGAALGERETADIPGVQFLRMWLRRGTLDPIIARELGRNALCGGWMEDGHARLKAYPLGIVGHWPAGNIEIQPALSMTCALLGGNASLVRVPSGLDELTRLIMGKLEQSDSAGVLTGRVRMLVFDHTRKDLQEAMARSVDGAMIWGGEEAVLNVRGLPFPHWARLAIFGPRISIAAMDADSWSDTEGEESWCRRIARDVWQFDQQACSSPQVLFLEKKAGHSSQEFVQSLKKAFESENQLHPRPTIHAGLTTVICQARASWLLDNAANSAVFTQGPDWTILLGSGSEIPKPTQGKTLAVLEVDDLLDPIGKLDGNVQTLGLAMADSTREIQLASLAARRGVDRIVKLGRMHVFAPPWDGVDLIRPMVRMVRHVPSVD from the coding sequence ATGAGTGAGATCATTCGTGTCATCGACTCAACCGAGGAGATCTCAGCCCTGGCGACGGAGCTCCGTGAGACGGTTAGTGCTTCGGAGATCGCCACGAATGCGATTTTAGATAGGTTCGAAGCCTGGGGCGCCGCTTTGGGAGAGCGAGAGACGGCTGATATACCCGGCGTTCAGTTCCTACGCATGTGGCTAAGGCGCGGGACTCTCGATCCAATCATTGCTCGGGAACTGGGCCGCAATGCGCTCTGCGGGGGCTGGATGGAGGACGGCCATGCCCGACTGAAAGCGTATCCTCTGGGTATCGTTGGCCACTGGCCGGCCGGAAACATTGAGATCCAGCCAGCTCTCTCGATGACCTGTGCCCTGCTCGGGGGCAATGCTTCCTTGGTGCGTGTGCCCAGCGGGCTCGACGAACTGACGCGGCTCATCATGGGAAAGTTGGAACAAAGTGATAGCGCGGGTGTTTTGACAGGACGCGTTCGCATGCTCGTCTTCGATCACACACGTAAGGACCTGCAGGAAGCCATGGCTCGATCTGTCGATGGAGCCATGATATGGGGCGGTGAGGAAGCCGTCTTAAACGTACGCGGCCTGCCGTTTCCGCATTGGGCGAGGTTGGCCATCTTCGGACCAAGAATCTCAATCGCAGCGATGGACGCGGATTCCTGGTCCGACACCGAGGGGGAGGAGTCCTGGTGCCGGCGTATTGCACGAGATGTATGGCAGTTTGATCAGCAAGCGTGTTCCTCGCCACAAGTTCTTTTCCTGGAAAAGAAGGCTGGCCATTCGTCCCAAGAATTCGTGCAATCACTCAAGAAAGCATTCGAATCAGAGAATCAGCTCCATCCGAGACCAACGATTCATGCTGGATTAACAACAGTCATATGTCAGGCGCGTGCCTCCTGGTTGCTCGATAATGCAGCGAACAGCGCCGTCTTCACTCAGGGGCCAGACTGGACAATTCTTTTGGGAAGCGGGTCGGAGATCCCCAAGCCTACTCAAGGAAAAACGCTGGCCGTACTGGAGGTGGACGACCTGCTCGACCCAATTGGAAAGCTCGACGGCAACGTGCAGACACTGGGGCTGGCCATGGCGGATTCGACGAGAGAGATACAGCTCGCGTCGTTGGCGGCTAGAAGAGGGGTGGACAGAATCGTAAAGCTTGGACGCATGCACGTCTTTGCCCCGCCGTGGGACGGCGTTGACCTTATCAGGCCTATGGTTCGTATGGTTCGACACGTGCCTTCGGTCGACTAA
- a CDS encoding bifunctional 2-polyprenyl-6-hydroxyphenol methylase/3-demethylubiquinol 3-O-methyltransferase UbiG: MVDTATFLEALDRKAKMFAPTARATVEANQDLCSWVLDPLAHWAQAAYGDRAFEDAARGYARYCFGVAKSQQIYEQAGRYTPQALPDVISEVYEDEGYMVPYMWAAILIYPFWPSMVNHIALYRDEFVKALPTDARVLELASGHGVLSLLAAEERPDLRLEGLDISPPAVAVANRLLSVSGHDSRVKFEVKDALAVEQGDGEGEYQGIIAAMLAEHLEDPKPLLQAISRLLAKDGLVFFSTAIESAQRDHLYEFNQESQVVKLAEDAGLRVTRLVSDASAPLPGTRFLPRAVGMILRRR; encoded by the coding sequence ATGGTAGACACCGCAACATTTCTGGAGGCGCTGGACCGGAAGGCGAAGATGTTTGCACCGACGGCACGGGCGACTGTTGAGGCCAATCAGGATCTGTGTTCGTGGGTGCTCGACCCGTTGGCGCATTGGGCGCAGGCTGCCTATGGCGACCGCGCGTTTGAAGACGCGGCGCGGGGATACGCTCGGTATTGCTTCGGAGTTGCCAAGTCGCAACAAATCTATGAGCAGGCGGGCAGGTATACCCCGCAAGCGTTGCCCGATGTGATCTCGGAGGTCTATGAGGATGAAGGGTACATGGTTCCATACATGTGGGCAGCGATCCTCATTTACCCGTTCTGGCCCTCGATGGTTAATCACATCGCTCTATATCGAGATGAGTTTGTGAAGGCATTGCCTACGGATGCCCGGGTTTTGGAGTTAGCGTCAGGGCACGGTGTTCTCAGCTTGCTCGCTGCGGAGGAACGGCCGGACCTTCGGCTGGAGGGGCTCGATATAAGTCCGCCAGCGGTTGCCGTTGCCAATCGTCTCCTGTCCGTCTCAGGACACGACAGCCGGGTTAAGTTCGAAGTGAAAGACGCTCTCGCCGTGGAACAAGGAGATGGGGAGGGAGAGTATCAAGGGATTATTGCCGCGATGCTCGCAGAGCATTTGGAAGATCCAAAGCCTCTCCTTCAAGCCATCTCACGCCTTCTTGCTAAAGATGGTCTGGTCTTTTTCAGCACGGCAATTGAGTCGGCTCAGCGTGACCATCTCTATGAATTCAACCAGGAGAGCCAGGTGGTGAAACTTGCGGAAGACGCAGGCCTTCGCGTAACCCGGCTCGTCAGTGATGCCAGCGCTCCGCTTCCTGGTACTCGATTTCTTCCCCGCGCCGTGGGCATGATTTTGCGCCGGCGCTGA
- the fabZ gene encoding 3-hydroxyacyl-ACP dehydratase FabZ, with translation MTMGFEEITTHLKQRFPMLMVDRILEIELGKSIKALKNVTSNEIQFPGHFPGYPIMPGVLIVEAIGQCASILFSRTTGQGQHQGEVLVLGSISEMRFFVPVLPGHTMILDVTILKMMPGVALVEGIATVDGTMVAKGKLSFGRKVF, from the coding sequence ATGACGATGGGCTTCGAAGAGATTACAACTCATCTAAAGCAGCGGTTTCCTATGCTCATGGTCGACAGAATTTTGGAGATCGAGCTGGGCAAGAGCATCAAAGCACTCAAGAATGTCACAAGCAACGAGATCCAGTTCCCCGGCCATTTTCCCGGCTACCCCATCATGCCGGGGGTCTTGATTGTCGAAGCAATTGGACAATGTGCTTCGATTCTCTTCAGTCGAACCACCGGCCAGGGTCAGCATCAGGGCGAAGTTCTGGTCCTCGGCTCAATAAGCGAGATGCGATTCTTCGTCCCCGTGCTGCCGGGACACACCATGATCCTGGATGTCACTATTTTAAAAATGATGCCTGGGGTCGCGCTTGTGGAGGGGATCGCAACAGTGGACGGTACTATGGTCGCCAAAGGTAAGCTTAGCTTCGGCAGGAAAGTGTTCTGA